The genomic region CCGACGCCCTGGACCCCGTCGCCGAGGCTGAGCGACGTCGCCCCGTCGTCTCGGCTGCCGAGGGCCGGGTGGCGGCCCTCGTCGGGGCCCGGCCCTCGGTGGTGGAGCCGGCCGCGCCGTCCGCCGCGCCGTGTGACACGACGATCGAGCTCGAGGGCGTGACGATCGGCTGGGACCGCGACCTGGTGCGCGGCGTCACCTGGCGGGTCGGACCAGGTGAGGTCGTCGGCGTGAGGGGGCCGAGCGGCAGTGGGAAGAGCACACTGGCGCTCACGCTGGCCCGGATGGTGACTCCCCGCGCCGGCAGGGTGCGCATCGGTGGGGTCGACGTGGCGGACCTGCGCCCCGCGGTCGTGCGGTCCCTGGTGGGGATCCTCGGCCAGGACGAGGCGATCTTCGACACGACAGTGCGTCAGAACCTGCTGATCGCCCAGCCGTCCGCCGACGACCCGAGCCTGCTCGCGGCGATGGCCCGGGCCGGACTGGAGCTCGAGCTGGACCGGACGGTGGGGGAGCGCGGGTCGCGGCTGTCGGGGGGCGAGCGGCAACGACTGGCGCTCGCGCGGCTGCTCCTCGGGGGTCACCGGGTGCTGGTGCTCGACGAGCCGACCGAGCACCTCGACGCCCCCGTGGCGCGTGCGCTCGTCGAGGACGTCCTCCGGCTCGCCCCGGCGCACACCGTCATCCTGGTGTCGCACGACCCTGCCGTCCTGGCGCGCTGCGACACGGTGCTGGATCTGGGCCTCGACCAAGGGCGCCGGAGCGCTCGGGTCGGCGCCGTCGCCTAGGGTGAATCCGTGTCGACCGAGCTGCTGCTGATCATCGCCCTGTCCGCGATCGTCCTGTTCGCGCTCGTCGCGACGCTGCTGATGCGTCGTGGCGACGAGCTGCCGCCCACGGCCGAGTCGGAGCTGGAGACCCGCGAGGAGATCCTGCATCCGGAGGTGCTGGGTAGCGGCGACGAACCGGAGCCCGACGACGACCTTTCGCCGACGGGCCCCGGCACCACGACGCTCGAGCGGCCCGAGTCGCCCGCGGGCCGGCTCGTCCGCCTGCGGTCGCGCCTGGCCCGATCCAACTCGACGCTCGGCAAGGGCCTGCTCGCGATCCTGGGTCGGGCCGACCTCGACCAGGCGGCCTGGGACGAGCTGGAGGAGACGCTGCTCGCGGCCGACGTCGGCACCGGGCCCACGACCGAGCTCGTCGACCGGCTGCGCACGCGACTGCGCGTGGAAGGGTCCACCGACACCGACCGGGCCCGCGCCATCCTGCGCGAAGAGCTCGTGAGCCTCGTGGGCCCCGAGCTCGACCGCAGCCTGCACACCACGGGCGACGAGGGCCACCCCGGGGTCGTCCTGGTCGTCGGCGTCAACGGCACCGGCAAGACCACCACCGTCGGCCGTCTCGCTCGAGTCCTGGTCGCCGACGACCGCCGTGTCGTCCTCGGCGCGGCCGACACGTTCCGGGCCGCCGCGGCCGATCAGCTGCAGACCTGGGGCGACCGAGTGGGCGCGCCGGTCGTGCGCGGCCCTGAGGGCGGCGACCCGGCCAGCGTCGGCTTCGACACCGTCAAGTCCGGCATCGAGACCGGCGCCGACGTCGTCGTGGTCGACACCGCGGGCCGGCTCCACACCAAGTCCGGGCTGATGGACGAGCTCGGCAAGGTCAAGCGGGTCGTCGAGAAGCAGGCTCGCGTCACCGAGGTGCTCCTCGTGATCGACGCCACGACGGGCCAGAACGGCCTCACGCAGGCCCGCGTGTTCAGCGAGGTCGTCGACGTCACGGGCATCGTGCTGACCAAGCTCGACGGCACGGCCAAGGGCGGCATCGTCGTCGCGGTCCAGCGCGAGCTCGGCGTGCCCGTCAAGTTCGTCGGCCTGGGCGAGGGGCCCGACGACCTCGCCCCGTTCGACGCCGAGGAGTTCGTCGACGCGCTGCTCGGGGACTGACCGGTCCGGGCCCACGTCACACGGCTGTAACAGTTCGCGTCCTTGCGCGAAATCTTCGCTTCCTACAGTCGCCACACCGAGGAGACGGAGCAGGTCTCGGGCCGCTCCGTCCTGACCCGATGTGGAAGTAGAGGGATCGATGGACGGCTACTACGCCTTCATGCTGGTCGCGACGGCGCTCGTCATGCTCATGACGGTGCCCGCGCTGGCACTGTTCTACGGCGGCATGTCGCGGGCCAAGTCCGTGCTGAACATGCTGATGATGTCCTACGTCGCCGCAGCCGTGGTCGGTCTCGTCTACGTCCTCTGGGGCTGGTCGATGTCGTTCAGCGAGGACGAACTGCTCGGCGGCCTGTTCGCCAACCCGTTCACCCACTTCGGCCTCAAGGGCGTCGAGTCCGGTGACCTGATCTACGTGTGCTTCCAGATGACGTTCGCGGTCATCACGGCGGCGCTGATCTCGGGCGCGATCGCCGACCGCGTCAAGATGTCGGCCTGGATCGTGTTCCTGCCGATCTGGGTCACGCTCTGCTACTTCCCGCTCGCGCACATGGTCTTCGGCCTGGGCTACCTGCACTCGATCTTCCCGGCGCAGGACTACGCGGGCGGCACCGTGGTGCACATCAACGCCGGCGTCGCCGGCGGCGTGCTCGCGCTGATCATCGGCAAGCGCCTGGGCTTCGGCCGTGAGCCGATGAAGCCGCACAACCTGCCACTGACGATGATCGGCGCAGGTCTGCTCTGGTTCGGCTGGTACGGGTTCAACGTCGGTTCGATCGTCTTCATCGAGGGCGACGGCGGCCCGCTCGACACCGCGCAGTTCATGAGCGAGACGGGCGTGACGTTCCTGAACACCACGATCGCCACGATGGCCGCGCTGCTGGCCTGGCTCGCGGTCGAGAAGCTCCTGCACGGCAAGGCCTCCTCGCTCGGCGCGGCGTCCGGCATCGTCGCCGGCCTCGTCGCGATCACCCCGGCGTGCGGCGCGGTCGAGCCGGTCGGCGCGATCGCGATCGGTGCGATCTCCGGTGCTCTCTGCTCCTGGGCCGTCGGGCTGAAGTACCGCTTCGGCTTCGACGACTCCTTCGACGTCGTGGGTGTCCACCTGGTCGGCGGCATCGTCGGCACGGTCCTGATCGGACTGTTCTCGTCGGCCGCCGCGCCGGGCGGGATCGACGGTCTCCTCTACGGTGGGGGACTGGGATCCCTGGGCGACCAGGCGGGCGCCGCGGGATTCGCGATCGTCTGGACGGGTGTCCTGACGGCACTGATCGCCTTCGCGATCAAGTACACGATCGGATGGCGGATCGACGAGGAGAACGAGGTGGAGGGCATCGACTTCGCCGAGCACGGGGAGTCCGCCTACGACATCGCCACGAACACCGGCAGCTCACACTTCTGAGAATCGGAGCACACCTATGAAGCTCGTGACCGCGGTCATCAAGCCGCACAAGTGGGAAGAGGTCCGCGAGGCCCTCGCATCGGCCGGGGTGGCGGGCATGACCGTCACGGAGGCCAGCGGCTACGGCCAGCAGAAGGGGCACACGGAGGTGTACCGCGGCGCGGAGTACGACGTGTCGCTCGTGCCGAAGATCCGCCTCGAGGTCGTCGTCGACGACGCCGACGTCGACACCGTCGTCGGCACGATCACCTCGGCCGCGCAGACCGGCAAGATCGGCGACGGGAAGGTCTGGGTCATCCCGGTCGACTCCGTCGTCCGGGTGCGTACCGGCGAGACCGACGAGGCCGCGGTCTGACAGCATCGGGCTCGTGAACGCTCTTCCACCACGCGAGGGGCCACCACGCGAGGGGACGCCCCGCGAAGGACTGCGGACGGCACGCCAGGACCGCACCCTCGGCGTCGACCGTCTCGTGCGGTCGACGTACGTCGACCTGGTGCCGTCCGGCGGCGACGCCCGCATCGGCTCCGGCGTGGCGGTCGTCGCGGTCGGTGGGTACGGTCGCGGCGAGCTCACGCCGTTCGGTGACGTCGACATCGTGCTGGTGCACGACGACGACGTCGCGACCGACGAGGTCGCCCGACTCGCCGAAGGCCTCTGGTACCCGCTGTGGGACGCCGGTCTCCGCCTCGACCACGCGGTGCGGTCGGCGCGCGAGATGCGCGAGGCCGCGCGCGGCGACTTCAAGGTCGCGATGGGATGGCTCGACGCCCGGGCCGTGGCGGGCGACTCGGGACTCGTGCTGCGGCTGCGCTCGGAGGTGCTGGCCGACTGGCGTGCAGGAGCGCGGGCCGCGGTCGACGACCTGCGGCACGACCGATCGCGTCGCCAGCAGCGGTCCGGCTGGCTCGCCTACGCCGCCGTTCCGGACCTGAAGGAGTCGGCCGGAGGCCTCCGTGACGCCGTGGTGCTGCGCGCCCTCGTGGCGACGTGGCTCGTCGACGCCCCGCTGGGCGAGGTGGAGTCGCTGCGCAGCGAGCTGCTCGACGTGCGCGACGTGCTGCACGTCGCAGCGGGGCGGGGCACCGACCGACTCGACCCGCAGCTGTCGGTCGACGTCGCTTCGCTGCTCGAGGTGTCGCCGGCGGAGCTCCAGGTCCGGGTGCGGGACGCCGGTCGCCGCCTCGACCACGTGGGTCGTCTCACCTGGCGCCGGCTCGACCAGACGCTCTCCCTCTCGGCGTCCCGGTCGCGGCGTGACCGGGCCCGGACGGTGCAGGTCGCCCCGGGGATCGGACGGGACGGGGACGAGGTCGCCGGTGAGATCGTCCTGACCGGTGGGCCGGGTGCCGTGCGCGAGGGCCTGCTCGCCCTGCGGGCGGCCGCCCTCGCGGCCACCGCCGGGCTCCCGTTGAGTCCCTCCGCCGCAGCGGCGCTGGC from Aeromicrobium sp. Sec7.5 harbors:
- the ftsY gene encoding signal recognition particle-docking protein FtsY, whose product is MSTELLLIIALSAIVLFALVATLLMRRGDELPPTAESELETREEILHPEVLGSGDEPEPDDDLSPTGPGTTTLERPESPAGRLVRLRSRLARSNSTLGKGLLAILGRADLDQAAWDELEETLLAADVGTGPTTELVDRLRTRLRVEGSTDTDRARAILREELVSLVGPELDRSLHTTGDEGHPGVVLVVGVNGTGKTTTVGRLARVLVADDRRVVLGAADTFRAAAADQLQTWGDRVGAPVVRGPEGGDPASVGFDTVKSGIETGADVVVVDTAGRLHTKSGLMDELGKVKRVVEKQARVTEVLLVIDATTGQNGLTQARVFSEVVDVTGIVLTKLDGTAKGGIVVAVQRELGVPVKFVGLGEGPDDLAPFDAEEFVDALLGD
- a CDS encoding ammonium transporter, which translates into the protein MDGYYAFMLVATALVMLMTVPALALFYGGMSRAKSVLNMLMMSYVAAAVVGLVYVLWGWSMSFSEDELLGGLFANPFTHFGLKGVESGDLIYVCFQMTFAVITAALISGAIADRVKMSAWIVFLPIWVTLCYFPLAHMVFGLGYLHSIFPAQDYAGGTVVHINAGVAGGVLALIIGKRLGFGREPMKPHNLPLTMIGAGLLWFGWYGFNVGSIVFIEGDGGPLDTAQFMSETGVTFLNTTIATMAALLAWLAVEKLLHGKASSLGAASGIVAGLVAITPACGAVEPVGAIAIGAISGALCSWAVGLKYRFGFDDSFDVVGVHLVGGIVGTVLIGLFSSAAAPGGIDGLLYGGGLGSLGDQAGAAGFAIVWTGVLTALIAFAIKYTIGWRIDEENEVEGIDFAEHGESAYDIATNTGSSHF
- a CDS encoding P-II family nitrogen regulator, with amino-acid sequence MKLVTAVIKPHKWEEVREALASAGVAGMTVTEASGYGQQKGHTEVYRGAEYDVSLVPKIRLEVVVDDADVDTVVGTITSAAQTGKIGDGKVWVIPVDSVVRVRTGETDEAAV